From a single Osmerus mordax isolate fOsmMor3 chromosome 6, fOsmMor3.pri, whole genome shotgun sequence genomic region:
- the nrsn1 gene encoding neurensin-1 has product MTTCSEICGSEYAEHGQGAVNSQYQRYGVRSYLHQFYEECSASIWERDEDFQIQRSPSRWSSVLWKVCLAFGTLILVSGLVTLLIGYVTPAKIEAFGEEELLFVDSHAVGFNRALDVCKLTGAVLFCVGGTLMAAGFLLSAFAKSYSKEELYLQQRFKERLADLQAAVSPITRAPTPGEGKVPITLSKVQNVQPSSET; this is encoded by the exons ATGACTACCTGCTCAGAGATCTGTGGGTCGGAGTATGCTGAGCACGGCCAGGGCGCGGTGAACAGCCAGTACCAACGCTACGGAGTCCGCTCGTACCTGCACCAGTTCTACGAGGAGTGCAGCGCCTCCATCTGGGAGCGCGATGAAGACTTTCAGATTCAGAGATCGCCGAGTAGGTGGAGCTCTGTCCTCTGGAAG gtctgTCTCGCTTTCGGAACCCTGATCCTGGTCTCGGGCCTCGTCACGCTCCTGATTGGCTACGTCACGCCCGCCAAGATCGAGGCGTTCGGCGAGGAGGAGCTGCTCTTCGTGGACAGCCACGCCGTGGGCTTCAACCGGGCTCTGGACGTCTGCAAGCTGACGGGCGCCGTGCTGTTCTGCGTGGGCGGCACCCTGATGGCGGCGGGGTTCCTCCTCTCCGCCTTCGCCAAGAGCTACTCCAAGGAGGAGCTGTACTTGCAGCAGAGGTTCAAGGAGAGGCTGGCTGATCTGCAGGCCGCCGTGAGCCCCATCACCCGAGCCCCCACCCCTGGAGAGGGCAAGGTCCCCATCACCCTGTCTAAAGTCCAGAACGTCCAGCCCAGCTCGGAGACCTGA
- the LOC136943914 gene encoding doublecortin domain-containing protein 2-like — translation MNSEKPNFLSQPVVKNIFVYRNGDPYYEARRVVVNEKRVANFETFLREVTGGVQAPFGAVRNIYTPKAGHRVDSLDHLQSGEQYVAAGKEKFKKLDYQQIGPRKRRMLQTVVGQLKPVPQSRIIVSARFLKPIKEPCTIFVVANGDVLNPAVRLLIPQRVQGQYERVLEMITEKMGYRLLGGVRSLYTFDGALVSDGKDLENGQFYVAVGREKFKRLPYSDLLFTKPRGMRRILGSKAASLPPIYRFSKQNGTSKSMAACSDAGDSKTSPPGNKEHLSSIVREISQARLISLRKKRSGLSMSLGAQDNDEADQRLEEGDVEPGSKTPQDPPAEERPAESSIEEGPSEETAEQEVDAAGGENTTEEASEAGDKVLDAGEKVPDAGEKVPDAGEKVLDAGEKVPDAGEKVLDAGEKVPDAGEKVQDAGEKVPDAGEKVPDAGEKVPDAGEKVPDAGEKVPDAGEKKSQDEGRDEAPEEQEEAGPGETTGGGQEEENEADPTDPGAEVEAPPATEGDEENKNKEQEQEGAHPAGTKDEKEEKEEKEEKEEKATEEGPSPEENGEEEGSEGEGEDHAASAKDAKTDESGEQKEAEEENGEREKEKAANGEEEGKEEETGSNGRNEEEKS, via the exons ATGAACTCTGAAAAACCTAATTTTCTATCACAACCTGTCGTGAAAAACATTTTTGTGTACAGAAACGGGGACCCTTATTACGAAGCACGTCGTGTGGTGGTAAACGAGAAGAGGGTGGCCAATTTTGAGACTTTTCTCAGGGAAGTCACTGGTGGTGTGCAGGCTCCTTTCGGGGCTGTTCGGAATATCTACACTCCAAAAGCAGGACACCGGGTGGACTCGTTGGATCACCTGCAGAGCGGAGAGCAATATGTCGCTGCCGGCAAAGAAAAATTCAAGAAACTGGA TTACCAGCAGATCGGCCCCAGAAAGAGACGCATGCTGCAGACTGTGGTGGGACAG CTCAAACCGGTCCCCCAGAGTCGAATCATAGTGTCGGCAAGGTTCCTGAAACCCATCAAAGAACCATGTACAATTTT TGTGGTGGCGAACGGCGACGTGCTGAACCCGGCGGTGAGGCTCCTGATTCCCCAGAGGGTGCAGGGCCAGTACGAGAGGGTCCTGGAGATGATCACCGAGAAGATGGGATACAGGCTCCTGGGTGGGGTACGAAG cCTGTATACATTTGACGGCGCTCTAGTCAGCGACGGTAAGGATCTGGAGAACGGACAGTTCTATGTCGCTGTCGGACGAGAGAAGTTTAAACGACTGCCTTACAGCGACCTGCTCTTCACTAAGCCACGAGGAATGAGGAGGATTCTAGG GTCCAAAGCCGCTTCCCTGCCACCCATTTACAGGTTTTCAAAGCAGAATGGAACA agCAAATCCATGGCTGCGTGCAGTGACGCCGGCGACTCCAAGACCTCCCCCCCGGGGAACAAAGAACACCTGTCGTCCATCGTCAGGGAGATCTCCCAGGCACGTCTCATCTCCCTGCGTAAGAAGAGGAGCGGACTTAGCATGTCTCTGGGCGCCCAGGACAACG ATGAGGCAGACCAGAGGCTTGAGGAGGGGGACGTGGAGCCAGGCAGCAAGACTCCACAAGACCCGCCAGCTGAGGAG CGGCCAGCTGAGAGCAGCATAGAGGAGGGTCCTTCAGAGGAGACTGCAGAGCAGGAAGTAGATGCTGCTGGTGGTGagaacaccacagaagaagcctCGGAGGCAGGAGATAAAGTCCTGGATGCAGGGGAAAAAGTCCCGGATGCAGGGGAAAAAGTCCCTGATGCAGGGGAGAAAGTCCTGGATGCAGGGGAGAAAGTCCCGGATGCAGGGGAGAAAGTCCTGGATGCAGGGGAGAAAGTCCCGGATGCAGGGGAGAAAGTCCAGGATGCAGGGGAGAAAGTCCCTGATGCAGGGGAGAAAGTCCCGGATGCAGGGGAGAAAGTCCCTGATGCAGGGGAGAAAGTCCCTGATGCAGGGGAGAAAGTCCCGGatgcaggggagaaaaagagccaGGACGAGGGACGTGACGAAGCtccggaggagcaggaggaagctgGGCCTGGGGAAACTACAggtggagggcaggaggaggagaatgaagCCGATCCCACTGACCCCGGGGCTGAAGTGGAGGCCCCTCCCGCGACAGAGGGAGACGAGGAGAACAAGAACAAAGAGCAAGAGCAAGAAGGCGCTCACCCTGCAGGGACAAAGgacgagaaggaagagaaggaggagaaagaggagaaggaggagaaggccacAGAAGAAGGGCCTTCTCCGGAGGAGAacggagaagaagaagggagcgagggagagggagaagaccaCGCTGCTAGTGCTAAAGATGCCAAAACCGACGAGTCCGGGGAGCAGAaggaggcagaagaggagaatggagaaagagaaaaggagaaggcagcaaacggagaggaggagggtaaaGAGGAAGAAACAGGCTCCAATgggaggaatgaggaggagaagagctgA
- the slc6a3 gene encoding sodium-dependent dopamine transporter, translating to MLRARVPAGQMCSVVAPAQPGTNTMGPKDVELILVKEQNGVQFTSSTLVNPAQTHPPEEERETWGKKIDFLLSVIGFAVDLANVWRFPYLCYKNGGGAFLVPYLFFMVIAGMPLFYMELALGQYNREGAAGVWKICPIFKGVGFTVILISLYVGFYYNVIIAWALFYLFSSFTGDLPWVHCNNTWNSPNCSDVWSFNTTLNDTQKSTPAEEYFERGVLHLQDSEGIDDLGLPRWQLTSCLAVVIVVLYFSLWKGVKTSGKVVWITATMPYLVLTVLLLRGVTLPGAMDGIKAYLSVDLIKLCEAKVWIEAATQICFSLGVGFGVLIAFSSYNKFSNNCYRDAIITTSINSLTSFFSGFVIFSFLGYMAQKHNVALDKVAQDGPGLVFIIYPEAIATLPGSSVWAVIFFIMLLTLGIDSAMGGMESVITGLVDEFKCLHKHRALFTLFIVVSTFLISLFCVTNGGIYVFTLLDHFAAGTSILFGVLIEAIGIAWFYGVDRFSDDIEEMIGQRPGLYWRLCWKFVSPCFLLFMVVVSFATFNPPTYGPYTFPVWANMIGWCLAISSMSMVPLYAIYKLCTIPGKFCDRLAYAITPETEHHLVDNGEVRQFSLHHWLVI from the exons atGCTCAGAGCCCGAGTGCCGGCTGGTCAGATGTGTTCCGTCGTAGCCCCGGCCCAGCCTGGCACCAACACCATGGGCCCCAAGGATGTGGAGCTGATCCTGGTGAAGGAGCAGAACGGGGTGCagttcacctcctccaccctggtcAACCCCGCTCAGACACACCCCCCTGAGGAGGAACGGGAGACCTGGGGCAAGAAGATAGACTTCCTGCTGTCAGTGATCGGCTTTGCGGTGGACCTGGCCAATGTGTGGAGGTTCCCCTACCTGTGCTATAAGAacggaggag GAGCGTTCCTGGTGCCCTACCTCTTCTTCATGGTGATCGCAGGCATGCCCCTGTTTTACATGGAGCTGGCTTTGGGCCAGTACAACAGAGAGGGGGCCGCTGGAGTCTGGAAGATCTGTCCCATATTCAAAG gagTGGGCTTCACGGTgatcctcatctccctctacgTGGGCTTCTACTACAACGTGATCATCGCCTGGGCTCTGTTctacctcttctcctccttcaccggCGACCTGCCCTGGGTCCACTGCAACAACACCTGGAACAGCCCCAACTGCTCCGACGTGTGGTCCTTCAACACCACCCTCAACGACACCCAGAAGTCCACACCGGCCGAGGAGTACTTTGA ACGAGGAGTGCTCCACCTGCAGGACAGTGAAGGTATTGATGATCTGGGCCTGCCGCGCTGGCAGCTGACCTCCTGCTTGGCAGTGGTCATTGTAGTTCTCTACTTCAGCCTGTGGAAAGGTGTCAAGACATCAGGGAAG gTGGTGTGGATCACGGCCACCATGCCCTACCTGGTGCtgactgtgctgctgctgcgcGGTGTGACCCTGCCTGGAGCCATGGATGGCATTAAGGCCTACCTCAGCGTTGACCTCATCAAACTCTGTGAAGCCAAG GTCTGGATCGAGGCAGCCACGCAGATCTGTTTCTCCCTGGGTGTGGGGTTTGGTGTGCTAATAGCCTTCTCTAGCTATAACAAATTCAGCAACAACTGCTATAG GGACGCCATCATCACCACCTCCATCAACTCTCTGACCAGCTTCTTCTCTGGCTTTGTCATCTTCTCCTTCCTGGGCTACATGGCCCAGAAACATAACGTGGCACTGGACAAGGTGGCCCAGGATG GGCCTGGATTGGTGTTCATCATTTACCCAGAAGCCATTGCTACCTTACCCGGGTCATCGGTCTGGGCTGTCATTTTCTTCATCATGCTGCTGACACTAGGAATAGACAGTGCT ATGGGAGGGATGGAGTCAGTGATCACTGGACTGGTAGACGAGTTCAAGTGTCTGCACAAGCACCGGGCGCTCTTCACCCTGTTCATCGTCGTGTCCaccttcctcatctccctcttctGTGTCACCAAC gGAGGAATCTATGTGTTTACACTGCTGGACCACTTTGCTGCTGGAACATCGATTCTTTTTGGAGTGCTTATTGAGGCCATCGGTATTGCCTGGTTTTATG GAGTGGACCGCTTCAGTGATGACATCGAAGAGATGATTGGACAGAGACCAGGCCTCTACTGGAGACTGTGCTGGAAGTTTGTTAGTCCCTGCTTCCTCCTG TTTATGGTGGTTGTCAGTTTCGCCACATTCAACCCTCCGACCTATGGCCCGTACACCTTCCCTGTGTGGGCCAACATGATTGGCTGGTGCCTTGCCATATCCTCAATGTCAATGGTGCCTCTGTATGCCATCTACAAGCTCTGCACCATACCTGGGAAGTTCTGTGAT AGGCTTGCGTACGCCATCACCCCTGAGACGGAGCATCATCTAGTGGACAACGGTGAAGTTCGGCAGTTCTCG CTGCATCACTGGCTGGTGATTTGA